A window of the Eremothecium cymbalariae DBVPG#7215 chromosome 5, complete sequence genome harbors these coding sequences:
- the ATP19 gene encoding F1F0 ATP synthase subunit k (similar to Ashbya gossypii AER021C) codes for MGAAYTILGRTFKPHQLALGTISAVLLLVVPNPFKKSEPKSLWKASSHGEEKYIEEYLAKHAEKL; via the coding sequence ATGGGTGCTGCTTACACTATTCTAGGTAGAACTTTTAAGCCACATCAATTGGCGCTCGGCACAATTTCTGCAGTCTTGCTATTGGTCGTACCAAATCCATTTAAGAAGAGCGAGCCTAAGTCATTATGGAAGGCTTCTTCGCATGGTGAAGAAAAGTACATTGAGGAGTACTTGGCCAAGCATGCTGAAAA
- a CDS encoding uncharacterized protein (similar to Ashbya gossypii AFR602W) gives MTDKAEKASGSSYLYDVEKADVNGVIASSTDKSVEQLVTVVPVMDSPVMGSLAKPVLFCMVIAFGGFILGWDIGTIGGLMNMPSFKNHFGTRYNASTGLNEFPNLLLGLIIGIFNVACALGGLTLAKVGDFKGRKVGIAVSLLVYVFGVVIELAKPTHWGQFFIGRIFTGVGVGSLTVLVPMYVAEISPVRIRGSMVVLFQLNITVGVLVGNFVNYGCKKGFGDILSKKHWQVPIALGPMWAAVVLLGLVMIPESSHYLASKDKIKEAERSFAVMNALEVDDPIVFSEVAAMAAKTKELKANGEEGFWEFIAGKPRLGWRLLLGMVTMSLQQLSGVNYFFYYGTSLFNSVGLDDSYVTAIIISAVNLVATFLGIYIVERLGRKACAIIGAAGMCFSMLLYACLGSFILDNSNGNNKPTGAAMIAFTCIYMIFFASTSGPVAFVIISELYPLRTRNTSMAICNSMNCLSNFTITLLTPTIVSAIGYKFGFVFVFFLVFSVFFFYKYLPETKGLTVSEVDELYTRKKEIDEY, from the coding sequence ATGACCGATAAGGCTGAAAAGGCTAGTGGTAGCTCTTATTTGTATGATGTTGAGAAGGCAGATGTAAATGGTGTAATAGCCAGCTCCACAGATAAGTCCGTGGAGCAGTTGGTTACGGTGGTGCCTGTGATGGACTCGCCTGTGATGGGGTCGCTAGCGAAACCGGTATTATTCTGCATGGTGATTGCATTTGGTGGGTTTATTTTGGGATGGGATATTGGTACGATTGGGGGGCTTATGAATATGCCTTCTTTTAAGAATCACTTTGGTACTAGATATAATGCGTCTACGGGGTTGAATGAGTTTCCAAATTTATTGCTCGGGTTGATAAttggtatttttaatgttgCATGTGCGTTGGGTGGGCTGACTTTAGCTAAGGTTGGTGACTTTAAGGGTCGTAAAGTTGGTATTGCTGTATCTTTGCTGGTATATGTTTTTGGTGTTGTGATTGAGTTGGCTAAGCCAACGCATTGGGGCCAGTTCTTCATTGGTAGGATTTTCACTGGGGTCGGTGTTGGTTCTTTGACAGTTTTGGTTCCTATGTACGTTGCGGAAATATCGCCTGTACGGATCCGTGGATCAATGGTTGTGCTGTTCCAGTTGAATATAACTGTTGGTGTTTTGGTAGGGAACTTTGTTAACTACGGTTGCAAGAAGGGCTTTGGTGATATACTGTCGAAGAAGCATTGGCAGGTTCCTATTGCATTGGGGCCTATGTGGGCGGCGGTTGTGTTATTGGGTTTGGTGATGATTCCTGAGTCTTCGCATTATCTAGCTTCtaaagataaaataaagGAGGCGGAGAGGTCGTTTGCTGTTATGAATGCCTTGGAGGTTGATGATCCAATCGTTTTTTCGGAGGTTGCTGCGATGGCTGCCAAGACGAAGGAACTGAAAGCGAATGGTGAGGAAGGCTTTTGGGAATTTATTGCGGGAAAGCCCAGGCTTGGGTGGCGTCTTCTTCTGGGTATGGTAACAATGTCATTACAACAACTATCTGGTGTTAACTACTTTTTCTACTATGGTACTTCCTTATTCAACTCAGTGGGTTTAGATGATTCTTATGTAACTGCGATTATCATATCGGCAGTGAACCTTGTGGCTACCTTCTTAGGTATCTACATTGTGGAAAGATTAGGTCGGAAGGCTTGCGCTATTATTGGTGCTGCCGGTATGTGCTTCTCGATGCTGCTCTATGCATGCCTTGGgtcttttattttggacAACTCAAACGGCAATAATAAGCCTACAGGTGCAGCAATGATTGCTTttacatgtatatatatgatcTTTTTTGCATCCACATCAGGTCCTGTTGCCTTTGTTATCATTTCCGAATTATACCCACTCAGAACCAGAAATACTTCGATGGCTATCTGCAATTCGATGAACTGTCTTTCGAATTTCACTATCACTCTTCTAACGCCAACTATAGTTAGCGCAATTGGATACAAATTTGGCTTTGTGTTTGTGTTCTTCTTAGTGTTCAgtgttttcttcttttacAAATATCTGCCAGAAACGAAGGGTTTAACAGTATCTGAGGTTGATGAGCTTTAtacaagaaagaaagaaattgatgaatattAA